One stretch of Periplaneta americana isolate PAMFEO1 chromosome 1, P.americana_PAMFEO1_priV1, whole genome shotgun sequence DNA includes these proteins:
- the LOC138701894 gene encoding trypsin alpha-like, which translates to MLSNEYAILNISSAILVSDTQNTHTQMAAIRFLALAFLFACGASEPINEKEGRIIGGTTTTITSYPYIASLHKGTEHICGATIINSEWLVTAASCISIPNAREYLVRVGSTYSSSGGNVYQVSKIYRHEFFDLNTMDNDIALVRLSTGVIFGTNVQSISLQESDVSDGTSATVLGWGTISEGGAQSNILKQVAVPVVSAHSCNTSYDTYGGITDNMLCAGYNEGGVDACQGDTGGPLVASGHIIGIVSWGAGCGHTAFPGVYTKVSAYREWIRDETGV; encoded by the exons ATGTTATCTAACGAATACGCAATACTTAATATTAGTAGTGCAATTTTAGTGAGCGATACACAAAATACTCATACTCAGATGGCAGCTATACGATTTCTTGCTCTGGCCTTCCTCTTTGCTTGCGGAGCGA GTGAGCCAATCAACGAAAAAGAAGGACGAATTATCGGAGGAACCACTACTACAATTACAAGTTATCCATACATT GCGTCCCTTCACAAGGGTACTGAGCATATTTGTGGCGCTACAATCATCAATTCCGAGTGGCTGGTAACTGCAGCCAGCTGCATTTCTAT CCCTAACGCCAGGGAGTACTTGGTCAGAGTGGGTTCCACGTACAGCTCTTCAGGCGGGAATGTGTATCAGGTTTCGAAGATCTACAGGCACGAGTTCTTCGACCTCAACACTATGGACAATGACATCGCACTCGTCCGCTTGAGCACGGGCGTCATATTCGGAACCAACGTACAGAGCATCTCTCTGCAGGAAAGCGACGTGTCGGATGGGACGAGTGCTACTGTCCTCGGCTGGGGCACAATCTCG GAAGGCGGCGCTCAGAGCAACATTTTGAAGCAGGTAGCCGTCCCTGTCGTCAGCGCCCATTCGTGCAACACATCTTACGATACTTATGGTGGCATCACGGATAATATGCTCTGCGCCGGGTACAACGAAGGCGGAGTAGACGCCTGCCAG GGTGATACTGGCGGTCCCCTGGTTGCCAGCGGACATATCATAGGCATCGTGTCATGGGGAGCAGGCTGCGGACATACTGCCTTCCCTGGTGTATACACTAAAGTGTCGGCATACAGAGAATGGATTAGAGACGAAACCGGAGTTTGA